The genomic interval CGGCGCGCAGGCGGCGGGCCCGGGCCTGCGCCTCGAACTGCTGGAGGGTTCGCAGGGCGGCGGCCTGAGCCTCTACCGCCCCGACGGCCTCCCGGTGGGCAGCGCTCAAACCCAGGCCATGCGCCTGCGGGTCAGCCTGACCCAGCCCGGCGGCGAGCAGCTTCAGATGCTGGTCCGCCTCGACCAGACCGTCACCCTGCGTCCGCGCTGAGGAAGAGAGGGCTCGCCACGTTGGTGGGCAGGCCCCCTCCTATTTCCCGAATCTGCGGTCCCGCCCCTGGAAGTCGCGCAGGGCGCGCAGGAAGTCCACCCGGCGAAAGCCCGGCCAGTACACGTCGCAGAAGTAGTACTCGGAATACACGCTCTGCCACAGCATGAAGCCCGAAAGCCGGATCTCGCCGCTCGTGCGGATGATGAAGTCGGGGTCGGGAACGCCCGCCGTGTACAGGTGTGCGCTGATGTCCTCGGGCTTCAGCCTCTCGATCACGCCCGCCAGCGTCTCGCCCGCCGCCGCCTGGGCCGCGAGGTACTGCTTCACGGCGTCCACAATCTCCTCGCGGCCCCCGTACCCCACCGCGATATTCAGGAGCATCCCGTCGTATGAGGCGGTCTTTTCCTCCAGCTCGCGCAGGGCGTCGAGGACGTTCACTGGAAAATCGTGGTGCTGCCCGATGGCGCGCACGCGCACCCGGTTGGCGTGGATGCGCGGGTCGGTGGCGAGATTGAGGGCCTCGCGTTCCAGCAGCGCCAGGATATGCGCGAGTTCCTCGGGGGCGCGGCTCACGTTGTCGGTACTCAGCACCCAGATGGTCACGGCGGGAATGCCCAGCTCCAGGCACCACTGCAAGACCTCGTGTGCCTTGTCCGCCCCGAACGAATGCCCCAGATCGCGTTGCAAACCGCTCGCGCGGGCAAAGCGCCGGTTGCCGTCGAGAATCAGGCCGAGGTGCTGGGGCAATTTGCCGTGGTCCCGCACCGCCCGGGCGAGGCGTTGCTCGTAGCCCCACAACAGGGCGCCGCGCGCCGCGTCACGCGTTTTCTTGGCGGTACGCAGGGCGGCTTTGAGGGGCGGGCGGGTCATGACGGGCGTCAGTGTAGCGCCTGGGGGGGAGGGCGGCTTCCATCCAAAGGGGCAGGGAGAGGAGGGGCATGGCGTTACGGTGGGCGGCGCGGCGGAGGTAGAGGGGCAGGGGGAGCTTTCCGCTGCGCTCGGCAAGGACAAAGGGGCGGCGCGGGTGGACGGGTTCTCCTAAGTGCAAGGTGTGATCTTGTTGCGTCCCGTCTGCGTGCCCACCGTCTCGCTGCGCGAGCCGACGTGGTTGTGGGCCAGGAGCGTCCAGTCATGAGCACTCATGGGGCGTCCGGATTGACGTTTTAAAAAGCACAAGCCCTTAGCGCTTTTTGCCCCTCCCCCTTGAGGGGGGAGGCTGGGAGGGGGTGACCGTGCAGGGCAGCCAAACCCACTCGAAGTGTCCTGCTACTTCCCTCAAGCAAAGTCGGTAGGGCAAGCTGTCCCCCTTGGCCCCCTTCACGCCTCAGCGAACAGCGACCCCTCCCGCGCCCGCCACAGCCCCAGCGCCTTGTGATCCAGTCGGGAGAGGGCGGCGTCGGCGACGGGGGTACGCGCCGGGCCCCCCTGCCCCCCGTAGACGGTCAGCGTCACGAGCCTATGGGTCATCGTGTGGGTGACGGTACCCAGTTCGCCCGTCACCGTCGCCCCCAGCCGCGCGGCGAGGCGGGCCACTGCGTCCCATTCGGCCTCACCGTCCCCGACGACCTCGGTGGGCAGCCCCATCAACCCGCCCAGCAGGGTCCCCTCCCGCCGTTCGAGCACGGCCTCGCGGTCGTCGCCGAGGAGCAGGGCCACGGCACGAACCTCGCGGACGGCGGCGCGGACCCTGGGGGCGGGGAAGGAGGCGGGCTCCCCCGACGCGAAGGCCGCGCACCACGCGGAGACGGGGCACTCGTGGCAACGCGGGTTCTTGGGCGTGCAAATGGTCGCCCCCAGGTCCATCACCGCCTCGTTGAGGGCGCCGGGGCGGGCGGGGTCGAGCAGGTCGTCGGCCCGCGCCTGCACCCACGTTTCCGTCGGCTGCCGCTCGCCGTGGATCCGCGCGAGCACCCGCCGCACGTTGCCGTCGCTGACCGCCCTGGCCTCCCCGAAGGCCAGGCTGGCGACCGCCGCCGCCGTGTAGGGGCCCACGCCGGGCAAGGCCCGCCAGCCCTCGTGGGTCATCGGCATTCCCCCCCGCACGATCACGCCCGCCGCCCGGTGCAGGTTCCTGGCCCGCGCGTAGTAGCCGCAGCCCTCCCACGCCTTGAGAACGGCCTCGATGGGAGCGGCGGCCAGCGCCTCCACCGTCGGGAACGCCTCCAGAAAACGCTCGAAGTACACCCGCCCGCGCGCCACCTGGGTCTGCTGGAGCAGCACCTCGGACACCCACACCCGGTAGGGGTCGCGCCCGCCCTCCGGCCCCACACGCCACGGCAGGTCGCGTCCGGCGCGGTCGAACCAGCCCAGCAGCGCCGCGCGCACGGCGGGGAGGTCGGCGGGGGAGAGGGTCACGGGGGGAAGTGTAGACCGGTCAAGGTAGGGTGAAGGTACGGACGCTCCGATTTCTACAGTACGCCAATGGCGTATAGTAGGGGGTATAAGTCAGGCTGGGAACTCGGCATGGTGATTGTCGAAACGAGTGTGTTCACCCGCCTGATCCGTGACCTGATGGGCGAAAACGAGGACCGGGAACTCCAGAACATGCTCGTCGCCAACCCGGAAGTCGGCAAGGTCATCCGGGGAAGCGGCGGACTTTGCAAAACGCGCGTCAGCCACGACAACCTCGGCAAGAGCAAAGGGTTACGCTTGATCTATTACTATGCCGAGACCCAGCGACAGTTGCTCATGCTGTACATCTACCCGAAGTCTCAGGCCACGGACCTGACCCGAGCCCAGGTGGCGGTGCTCCGCCAGATCATCGAGGCGAACTACCCATGAACGAAGCCATGTTCGACGAGCTTGTCGCCAGCGTGAGGGAGGGGGGCGAGATTTTGAGCGGTCAGCGTGCCCCCTCGCGCGCCTTCGACTTTCAGCCGCTCGATGTCACCCGCATTCGGGAACGTCTGAGTCTCAGCCAGCCGAAATTCGCCGCCCTCCTCGGCATCAGTGTGGCGACGCTTCGCAACTGGGAGCAGGGCCGCCGCACCCCGGAAGGCCCCGCCCGGGTTCTTCTCAGTGTCGTGGACAAGCACCCCGAGGTGTTGCGTGACCTGAACCTCGGACCTTCTCAGGGTGGCTCGTAAGGAGGACTCCCGCGCCACCCTGCACAACACGTTCCGGCCTCCGACTCGGTTTGAAGTCGGAGGCCGGAGCAGTTGAGGGTTACAACCCCTTGATGTACTCGTGCAGCGCCTTGATCTGGTCGTCGGTGGGGGGTGCCCCGTCCAGCCCGGTGTCCGCGAAGTGCGGCATCACGGTCGAAAGGGTCCGCCCGCCCGGCGCGTGCCCGTTCAGGACCGCCTCGGCGAAGTCCGCGAGCGCCCAGCCCTTCGTCTCCGCGAGGCTGGGGCCGACCCCGCCCTGGGCTTGCGCTCCGTGGCACCCGGCGCAGTTTCCGGCGTACAGCGTCTGTCCGTTGGGGGGCGCGGGTTTGGTGGAGGCGGCGACCACTGCCCCCGCGTTCGCGCCCGCAATATTCAGCCCTGCCCGGTATGAGGTCACCCCGATGGCCGTCCCCAGCACCACGAAGGTCAGGGCGGCGACGATCTCACGCCTGGAGAAGAAACGGTCGTCACTCACAGGTGTTGCCTCCTTTCTGGCCGAATCGCGTCACCACAGCCGCGCTCCCGGGACGAGCTGGGCGTCCGCGATCATCGGGCCGAGGACGGGGAGGTACACCAGCAACACGAGGAAGAAGGCAAAGACCGAGATGGCGAGCAGCGGCTCGGTGCGCCGGACGAGCAGGCTGGCCTCCGAGAGCTTCTCCCCAGCAGGGCTGATCGCCTCGCTGTAGGGGATGGGCACCGCGTCCCCGTCCTGCACACGCTTCGAAAGCAGCGTGCGGAACAGCACCCAGAAGAACAGCAACCCGCCCACGAGGAGGACGATGCCGCTCAGGCCCGTCAGCGCCTGCGGGACGGCGAGATTCATCTGGCGGTAGATGTCCTGCGCGGTGGTGCTCATCTGCGAGCGGCGCGGCACGCCGAGGAGCCCCTGCCAGTGCATCCCGAGGGCGAAGAGCATCATGCCGACGAACCACAGCCAGACCGACCAAGACGCCAGGCGCGGGCTGAAAAGCCGCTTGCCCGTCAGGTGCGGGATGAACCAGAAGGCCACCCCCATAAAGGTCAGCGTCGTCGCCGTGCCCACCGTGATGTGGAAGTGCCCGGGAATCCAGGCGGTGTTGTGCACGACCGGCCCGAAGGCCAGGCTCGCGTTCACCACGCCGCCCGCCCCCCCGAAGATGAAGGAGGTCATGGCGAGCACCTGCGCGCTGAAGGAGGCGTTGCCCCAGGAGAGGCGGCCTATCCAGCCGACGAGCCCCCGGCCTCCCCGCGCCCGCGCCCCGTCCTCCAGGCTGGCCGCCACGCTGAAGGCGGTCAGGAGGGTGGGCACGGCGACCAGGAAGGTCAGCAGCATGTGGATGCTCTTCCAGGTATTCGAGATGTTGGGGTCGGCGTACTGGTGGTGCAGCCCCACGGGCACGCTGAAAATCAGGAACAGTACGAAGGCCAGCCGGGCGAGCCCCTCGGAGGCGACGCGGCCCCCCGCCTGCCGGGGCAGGAAGGCGTACCACGAGATGTAGGCGGGCAGCACCCAGAAGTACACGATGGGGTGCCCGGTCCACCAGAAGAGCGTGCGCGCCAGCAGCGGGTCCACCCCGGAGGTCAGCCCCAGCGACCACGGGATCAGCAGGACGATCACCTCGACGACGATCCCGAGCGCGGCGATGGACCACATCAGCCAGGTGGCGACGCTCCCGAAGGTGACGAGCGGGGTGACCCGGCCCGGGTTCTCCCGCTTCCAGCGCCACCACGTGTGGACGACCTGCCCCGCGACGAGCAGGCTCGACCCCACCATCACCCCCGCGCCGATGTAGAAGAGGGGGCTCCCCTCCAGCGGCGGGTAGAAGGTGTAGAGCACGGTCGCGTCGTTCGTCAGCAGCGGCACGGCGGCGGTGAGCAGCCCGGCGGTCATCAGGAGGTAGGTGAACCAGGCAAAGCGCAGGTTGATCCGCGCGCCCAGGTCACGCACCGGGAGGTACAGCATCCATCCGCTGATGAAAAACTGGGTGAACACGAGCGCGTTCAGGACCCCGTGCAGGGTCAGCCCCTGGTAGTACGACTTGATCAGCGCCTTGAGCAGCGGATAGTCGTAGACGTTGATACCTGCGTAGTTGAACGCCTGAAGCGGGCCGAGGAGAATACCGACGAGCAGGGCCAGGAAGCCCGTCACGACGTAGTACTGGGTGACTTTCTTGAGGCTGGCGAGGTAGGCCGCGTCTGGCGTGGCGTCCGCACGGGGGCCGGACACCAGCGGCACGGAGGGGCGGAGGGGTGGGGTGGTCACAGGGGAGTTCTCCTCGAATGGGGCTGTTCAGAAATCGGCAGGCATCCTGCTTTTCCCGGCGACGGCGACCCCGCTAGGGCCGGGTCAGCGCCGCGGGCGGATCGACGATCACGCGGTTGATCATGCTCTGGTGGCCGATCCCGCAGTACTCGTTGCAGATAACGTGTTGCTCCCCCGGGCGGCGGAAGGTGAGGGTGAAGCTCGCCACGTGCCCGGGCAGAATCTCGGCGTTGATGTTCGTGCCCGTCACGTTGTAGCCGTGCACCACGTCGGCGGAGGTGACGTGGATGGTCACGGGCTGCCCGGCGGGCACGCGCAACACGGCGGGCTCGAAGTTGAAGGCGCGGGCGACCACGAAGGCCTCCAGGGTGCCGTCCGCGTTCTGCCGCAGGCCGGGGTGGGCGAAGGGCGTGGCGGCCAGGTTCTTCGGATCGACCCGCCCGCTGCTCACCCCGCTCGCGTGGCCGCCGCCCGTGCCCCTCAGCAGGGGGAAGGTGCCGGTGATCATGCTGCTGAACACGCTGGCAAACAGCAGCAGCAGCAGCGCGACGGCGATGCCCAGCCAGATGTTCTCGTACAGGGCGAGGGTGTGGTGGTCGAGGCGCCGCACGGGCCGGTTGGGGGCCGCCATCTCAGGCCCGCCCCTGGAGGACACCCAGGACAAGCATCCACAGGAAGATCAGGGCGAGGAGCAGGGTAGCGATCACCACCAGCGTGCCGCGCGGGACGGCGTGCGGGGCGTTGTCGTGATCCTCGGCGGGGGGGTTGGCGGAACGGTCACTCACGCGCGGGCCTCCTCGCTCACGGCGGGTGTGTCCGTCCCCGGCTCGGGCATCCGGGCGTAGTCGTGCAGCAGGTCGGTCACGGTGAGCATGCCCACCAGCATTCCGGCATCGTCCACGACGGGCATCCCGCCGATCTTGTGCCGCAACAGGGCGTAGGCGGCGTCCCGGGTGTCGGCCTCGGGATGGGTGGTCACCACGCCCCGGCGCATGACCTCCCCCACGGTGAGCGCGGCGAGGCGGGTGGTCGCCTCCCACATGCTGAGGGTGGTGGTGCGGCCCGGCATCACCTCGCGCAGGTCGCGGTCGGTCACGATGCCGACGAGCCGCCCGTCTTCGAGCACGGGCAGGCGGCGGATGCCCCGCTGGCGCATCAGCAGGGCGGCGTCGGGAACGCTGGAGTCGGGAGAGACGGTCACGGGCGAGCGGGACATGAGCTGGGCGACATTCATGTGAAGGCCTCCATAACGGGAGGCTCACGTCCGGCTGTTACGGGGGCATTACCGGGGGGAGGTCAGGCGCCCACTTCTCTCGTGGGTGGGTCGCGGAGATGCTTAAAGGAGGGGCAGGGCGTTCCCAGTGTGCTCGGATGCCTGGCCCGTTCACCCCCACCGGCCTCCCCCCAGGAGACGCCTGATGCGAAATGAGCGGTTGGGCGGTACGGCCTTTTTATCGTCTGGCACGAGGGCGAGCTGTGCTCGCTACCCCTCTCCCCAGCCCTCCGCTGCGCAGCTCTGCGAGTCACCCGCAAGGGGAGAGGGAGCAAAAGAACGTATCCAGACGATGTGTTTCCTGTTGCACATCAGGCGTTCAAGGGGGTGGAGATAAAAAGAACTGCGCTCTACCTGTTCACAAAAACCCCACGCGCTGTCGCCTCACGTGGGGCTGGGCTGGGGCTTCTTACCTCCCCAGGAAGGGAAGGGGTCCGGTCGCCGGGGCCGCCAGCACGGCGTCCGCGCAGGGGACCTCGCCCTGCTTGATGCGCTCGGCGAGGTGGGCGGTCTCGGACATGGGGGTGTCGCCCACCTCCTCGCGCAGGTAGCGGCAGTAGCGGCGGTAGTGCTCGACGGCCTCGTACTTGCCGCGCGTGGCGGCGAGGCAGGTCATCAGGCGCTGGTGGTGGTCCTCGCCGATCAGGGGGTCGCACTCGACCGCGCGGGTCAGGGCCAGGGCCGCCAGCGGGCACTCGCGCCGGGCGCAGTGGAGCATGGCGAGGGCCACGTACGCCCGCACCCGCGCCGCCCGGTGGTGCGCCCGCGCCGCGTCGGCCCACTCGCCGCGCACGCCCGGCAGGTACTCGCCGTCCGCCACCGCCAGCGCCCGCCGCAGGGCTTCCTCGCGCTCGGCGTCGTCCCGGGCGAAACGGGCGTCGTGAAGTCCCGCGTGCAGCGCGGCGGTGTCGCTCCGGGCCAGGAGCGCCGGGTGCAGCGCGTAACGTCCTCGAACCTCGGTCACCGCGTCCGTGCTTCCCAGCGTCGCCCGCAACCGGCACAGCGCCACCCGGAAGCGGTTCGCGGCGGCGGGCGTGTCCTCCAGCCCCCACAGCTCCGCGAGGATATCCGCCCGGTACGCCCCGCCCTCGTGCGCGTGGAGGTACCACAGCAACTCCTCGGCGCTGTGGGCAGGCCACGTCAGCGGCTGCCCCTCCAGGGTGACCACGGCGTCTCCCAGCGTGCGGAGGTAGAGGGTGGCGGGGATGGGGGCGGGGGCAGTCATGGCTCGTGACTCCTTTCACTTGTATGCTGCGCCTTTCCCGGAAGGCAGGTGTCCCGTTCCTAGCAAGAGAAACGCCCCTGACCTTTCGATTAGGAGCGCCCTTCCCGTCCGCCTCAGCTCAGCGCCGCGACCAGTTCCGCCTTGCTCATGCCTCTGCGGCCCTGGATGCCCTTTTCCTTCGCCCGGTTGTACAGCTCGTCGCGGGTGAGGTCGGCTAGCTCTGCGTTCGGGTTGCCCGTGCCCTGGGTTCGCCTATTCGGCGTGCGGCCCTCCTGTCGGCGGTGCTTGTTCACCGTGCGGGCGGCGATCTCCTCGGCGAGTTCCTCGGACTCGCCGCGCGCGAGCTCGCTCTCCTTGATGTGCTCGTACTGCCGCTCGTCCTTGTCGTTCCACGCTTCGGGCATACCCTGCCTCCTTGCGCGCACCGTAAGCCGGGAGGGCAGGCGAGGGGTAAGGGGGAGATGGAGGGACGTTGGACGAGTCCCGACCCACTTCAGGCAGGATGGGGACCATGACCCACCTCGCCGCGACCCGCCCCGAGTTCCTCGACCTGTTCCCGGAAGGAGCCGCGCTGACCCGGCTGGCGGAAGGCTTCACCTGGGCGGAGGGTCCGGTCTACCACCCGGGGACAGACGCCGTGATCTTCAGCGACGTGCGCCAGAACCGCACCTGGCGCTGGTCCCGCTCTGAAGGGTTGCAAGAGGAGATGCACCCGAGCCACCACCAGAACGGGCACACGCTGGACGCCGGGGGCCGCCTCGTCGCCTGCTCGCACGGCCAGCGCGCGCTCGTCCGGCAGGAGGAAAACGGGGCCTGGACCATTCTCGCCGACACCTTCGAGGGCCGCAGGCTCAGCAGCCCCAACGACGTGACCCTCCACCCGGACGGCAGCCTGTGGTTTACCGACCCCACCTACGGTATCGACCAGCCCGAGGAGGGCTACGGCGGCGAACGGGAGCAGCCGGGCAACCACGTCTACCGCCTCGCCCCGGACGGGACCCTTACCGCCCCCATCCGTGACCGCCGGATGCCCAACGGCCTCGCCTTCGCCGCACCGGGCGTCCTCCTCGTGTCCGACACCCACGACGACGAGGGCCACCTCTACCGCTACCGCGTGAGCCCGGACGGCACCGTCACCCCTGAGGGCCAGTGGGCCACCATCCGCCCCGGTGTGCCCGACGGCTTTCGGGTGGACGACTCGGGCCGCGTCTGGACCAGCGCCGGGGACGGCGTTCACGTCCTGAGCCCAGGCGGCGAGGAATTGGGCTGCATCCTCGTGCCCGAGACCGTCTCCAACCTCTGCTTCGGCGGGCCGGAGGGGACCGAGCTGTCCATGACCGCCAGCAGCGGCCTCTACCACCTCCCCACGCGGGTGCGGGGGCTGCGGCTTTAGCCCTCCTCGCCTCCGACCACCGCCTGCACGCGGCCCACCTGCCCGCTCGTGAGGCGGACTTTGATGCCGTGCGGGTGGGTGGCCGATTTGGTGAGAAGCTGCGCCACCACCCCGCGCGTGAGCCTGCCCGTGGGCTGGTCCTGCTTCTGCACGATGTCCACGGTCACGCCGGGGCGAATCTGGGAGCGGGGAGGGGGGGTCGGGGGGGGAGGATAGGGGAGGGGGAGCGGGCGGCTTTCCATCACGGATTACAGGCCCAAGACCAGCCGCAACCCGGCGTCTACCTCCTGCATCGCGCTCACGCTTAATGCCGAGACTCGTTCCGTCAGCTCGGCCCTGTTCAGGGCGACAAGGCTGGACACGTTCACCACACTGTCTTTTGGGAGGCGCGTTCGGTTGGTTTCTAAAAGGACGTTGCCAGGGGCAGCCGCTCGCGCAAGATTGCTGGTCATTACTGCGACGATGACGGTGGCGATGCGGCTTCGGTTGAAGCTGTCAGCCTGCACCACCAGCACCGGGCGGACGTAAGCTGGACGGC from Deinococcus planocerae carries:
- a CDS encoding isoprenyl transferase, encoding MTRPPLKAALRTAKKTRDAARGALLWGYEQRLARAVRDHGKLPQHLGLILDGNRRFARASGLQRDLGHSFGADKAHEVLQWCLELGIPAVTIWVLSTDNVSRAPEELAHILALLEREALNLATDPRIHANRVRVRAIGQHHDFPVNVLDALRELEEKTASYDGMLLNIAVGYGGREEIVDAVKQYLAAQAAAGETLAGVIERLKPEDISAHLYTAGVPDPDFIIRTSGEIRLSGFMLWQSVYSEYYFCDVYWPGFRRVDFLRALRDFQGRDRRFGK
- the mutY gene encoding A/G-specific adenine glycosylase, which translates into the protein MTLSPADLPAVRAALLGWFDRAGRDLPWRVGPEGGRDPYRVWVSEVLLQQTQVARGRVYFERFLEAFPTVEALAAAPIEAVLKAWEGCGYYARARNLHRAAGVIVRGGMPMTHEGWRALPGVGPYTAAAVASLAFGEARAVSDGNVRRVLARIHGERQPTETWVQARADDLLDPARPGALNEAVMDLGATICTPKNPRCHECPVSAWCAAFASGEPASFPAPRVRAAVREVRAVALLLGDDREAVLERREGTLLGGLMGLPTEVVGDGEAEWDAVARLAARLGATVTGELGTVTHTMTHRLVTLTVYGGQGGPARTPVADAALSRLDHKALGLWRAREGSLFAEA
- a CDS encoding type II toxin-antitoxin system RelE/ParE family toxin, whose protein sequence is MVIVETSVFTRLIRDLMGENEDRELQNMLVANPEVGKVIRGSGGLCKTRVSHDNLGKSKGLRLIYYYAETQRQLLMLYIYPKSQATDLTRAQVAVLRQIIEANYP
- the nadS gene encoding NadS family protein, whose product is MNEAMFDELVASVREGGEILSGQRAPSRAFDFQPLDVTRIRERLSLSQPKFAALLGISVATLRNWEQGRRTPEGPARVLLSVVDKHPEVLRDLNLGPSQGGS
- a CDS encoding c-type cytochrome, with protein sequence MSDDRFFSRREIVAALTFVVLGTAIGVTSYRAGLNIAGANAGAVVAASTKPAPPNGQTLYAGNCAGCHGAQAQGGVGPSLAETKGWALADFAEAVLNGHAPGGRTLSTVMPHFADTGLDGAPPTDDQIKALHEYIKGL
- a CDS encoding b(o/a)3-type cytochrome-c oxidase subunit 1, which gives rise to MTTPPLRPSVPLVSGPRADATPDAAYLASLKKVTQYYVVTGFLALLVGILLGPLQAFNYAGINVYDYPLLKALIKSYYQGLTLHGVLNALVFTQFFISGWMLYLPVRDLGARINLRFAWFTYLLMTAGLLTAAVPLLTNDATVLYTFYPPLEGSPLFYIGAGVMVGSSLLVAGQVVHTWWRWKRENPGRVTPLVTFGSVATWLMWSIAALGIVVEVIVLLIPWSLGLTSGVDPLLARTLFWWTGHPIVYFWVLPAYISWYAFLPRQAGGRVASEGLARLAFVLFLIFSVPVGLHHQYADPNISNTWKSIHMLLTFLVAVPTLLTAFSVAASLEDGARARGGRGLVGWIGRLSWGNASFSAQVLAMTSFIFGGAGGVVNASLAFGPVVHNTAWIPGHFHITVGTATTLTFMGVAFWFIPHLTGKRLFSPRLASWSVWLWFVGMMLFALGMHWQGLLGVPRRSQMSTTAQDIYRQMNLAVPQALTGLSGIVLLVGGLLFFWVLFRTLLSKRVQDGDAVPIPYSEAISPAGEKLSEASLLVRRTEPLLAISVFAFFLVLLVYLPVLGPMIADAQLVPGARLW
- a CDS encoding cytochrome c oxidase subunit II, with translation MAAPNRPVRRLDHHTLALYENIWLGIAVALLLLLFASVFSSMITGTFPLLRGTGGGHASGVSSGRVDPKNLAATPFAHPGLRQNADGTLEAFVVARAFNFEPAVLRVPAGQPVTIHVTSADVVHGYNVTGTNINAEILPGHVASFTLTFRRPGEQHVICNEYCGIGHQSMINRVIVDPPAALTRP
- a CDS encoding CBS domain-containing protein, coding for MNVAQLMSRSPVTVSPDSSVPDAALLMRQRGIRRLPVLEDGRLVGIVTDRDLREVMPGRTTTLSMWEATTRLAALTVGEVMRRGVVTTHPEADTRDAAYALLRHKIGGMPVVDDAGMLVGMLTVTDLLHDYARMPEPGTDTPAVSEEARA
- a CDS encoding AfsR/SARP family transcriptional regulator, producing MTAPAPIPATLYLRTLGDAVVTLEGQPLTWPAHSAEELLWYLHAHEGGAYRADILAELWGLEDTPAAANRFRVALCRLRATLGSTDAVTEVRGRYALHPALLARSDTAALHAGLHDARFARDDAEREEALRRALAVADGEYLPGVRGEWADAARAHHRAARVRAYVALAMLHCARRECPLAALALTRAVECDPLIGEDHHQRLMTCLAATRGKYEAVEHYRRYCRYLREEVGDTPMSETAHLAERIKQGEVPCADAVLAAPATGPLPFLGR
- a CDS encoding SMP-30/gluconolactonase/LRE family protein codes for the protein MTHLAATRPEFLDLFPEGAALTRLAEGFTWAEGPVYHPGTDAVIFSDVRQNRTWRWSRSEGLQEEMHPSHHQNGHTLDAGGRLVACSHGQRALVRQEENGAWTILADTFEGRRLSSPNDVTLHPDGSLWFTDPTYGIDQPEEGYGGEREQPGNHVYRLAPDGTLTAPIRDRRMPNGLAFAAPGVLLVSDTHDDEGHLYRYRVSPDGTVTPEGQWATIRPGVPDGFRVDDSGRVWTSAGDGVHVLSPGGEELGCILVPETVSNLCFGGPEGTELSMTASSGLYHLPTRVRGLRL
- a CDS encoding YwbE family protein, translated to MESRPLPLPYPPPPTPPPRSQIRPGVTVDIVQKQDQPTGRLTRGVVAQLLTKSATHPHGIKVRLTSGQVGRVQAVVGGEEG
- a CDS encoding type II toxin-antitoxin system PemK/MazF family toxin, with translation MVIARGEIWWADLGEPIGSRPAYVRPVLVVQADSFNRSRIATVIVAVMTSNLARAAAPGNVLLETNRTRLPKDSVVNVSSLVALNRAELTERVSALSVSAMQEVDAGLRLVLGL